Within Vicia villosa cultivar HV-30 ecotype Madison, WI linkage group LG1, Vvil1.0, whole genome shotgun sequence, the genomic segment ATACATTGTTACCACTATCActgtttcattcattttttttcactTCATAACCAAAAACCTCTCAAAAACTTCAACCATTTCCAATCCATTTTTTATCTCCAAACCAAGTTTCAAGAAGTTGATCATAGCAAAAAGAGCATAGAAAGCTTCAATTTGAGGTAAAGTCTCCTCGTTTCATCTCTCATTTCCTTGCATTGGTGCTGATTTGTAGAAGAAGAAAACTGCGtcaattcggatatgcatttctaAATCCACCAAACTTATTTCGGATTTGCATTTTCGAAAAAAAAGAAGTCTGTTACAGAACTGAAAAATATGTTCTAACAAAATTCATGTTTTTTGCACGTGTTAGGTATGATGCACCCGACAAAATTCCCAAAGATGGTGTAAAGGTTCTGGAGAAGGTCAATGAAGATGCTAAGTCGAATAAGGTGAAGGACGATGTTAAAATGACTATCGTTGCGATAGATGTTCGACGAAAATTTACAAATGAAATGACTTTCACCTCTCGTTAACATTTGCTTGAATATATCTGAATTGAGGCTAGCAAAATTGTGTTTGACGCTGTGATAGAAAGGTCCAACAATGGCACTAGTAGAAGGCGATCATTTTTGTGATGACATGCGAGAGATGTGGGAAATATGTTCCAAAATTTTGGACTTTAAAACATGATGACACGAGACACAAGATGTGGTGTTTTAGTGTCATTTGCGGTATTCATAATCATGCATTGGACACCAAGTTACAATGACATACAATTGTGTGTTAGCTTAAGCCGGAAGAGAGGGAATCTATTTCAGAATTATCGATAATCAAAGTTGCGCTGAGAAACATACTTTCCGATTTGAAACGAAAAAGACCATAAAGTGTTTCAAATATCAGGTAGATATACAATGAACATTATCAACGGAACATCGCGAAAAGAGGTCTAAGGTCGGAAAtccaacaacttttgaaactttgtTGATTGATCCACAAAATATTCCTAGTGTCATTGTTACCGACATAGATAATTCCCTTATGAATGCGGTTGGTATTGTGTTTCCGATATCAACCGCATTACTTTGTTGGTATCATATAACAAAAAACTGAGATCTAGGCTCAAACCCGCAGTTGGCACCCAAGAAAAAATGATAAAGACGGAAACATCATCAAACCCGGTGTTGTGGTCGAGAAGATGATAACatgattttatatcgtatatttagcttgaaatccatagatatttatagcattttccgtttattatgttaatttattatgatattacgcgtgtttttgctttgtttcaggttttacactcttactatgccgaattgtgaaaaagagaagaaatggagccaaaacgacccttttctatgcctaaaagacgtaaattgggtgctgaagtaaaaagggagtgcaattaaaGGCCAAGTGTGCTAAAAGAGGCCCAAAGActcaatgaagcaatccagcccacgaaggaaagcagcccaagccacacaagtaagcagagacgcacgtctctgccacctcagcaaaaagggagacgcacgtctccacctccctaaattctctccacttgagacgcacgtctcaagtctccctgaagaataggagacgcacgtctccacgtcccaGTCTGCAGaagttcctcttttcacgcaaagcaactgcaaagcccctcctataaataggaccagtcacttcacttcaaagggtccgatttcctgccaacgaagtgctgccgaaattgtaccgcgaactgctttttccttattctgctttcatttaaccgtttattttctcacaacgatttctacactggaaattgttgtgaacttttcgtagatctagccttacgttagatttatcgttttatttccttgtttttattttctgccatttaaattccgaagaacgatccagccaacctgtggtagaagttcgagtacttcaagattcaattcaattcagatttattttaattcaggtttattatttaccgcctttatttatattattattgcatgatatattatatgccaattaatatgcctattaatatgaaccaaatttatttatgcatgtttaaccatattaatatgtctggctaaattactaaaggtgtcggtatgtaaagtaagttaaccgtagggatccgaaataaattggcttaaattatgttttattaattatcacttatttttggtttatatgtctagtttaattagtaagtcttaaaaccaatagagcgaaagtttgagggcttaagacggtcaaaggttaaaaccaatagagcgaaagtttgaggtgtttaactggatagtagacataggacattagttttaaggatggcgaaagcgtattaaaactaattggaacttatttattttcaaaaattgtttttacactcgagcgggatggcgaaagcatacgttagggttattagcttgctccgagtcaacagagcgaaagtttgagattaggagatttaaatagataacaacctcgtaaaataggcattttattaattacattgtttccaaaaagctcttctaaaatctaatgggatggcgaaagcgtacattaggattaggatagtagtctgaatcaacagagcgaaagtttgagacgaggatttttaatcaattggaattagtaaagatttttaatttaattatgcaaaagccaatggaccttcggattacctttagttaaacgaaatacatactgatacctgtcttttattattattctttattttctcacaatcactttcccttaggaacaatcgaaattttagtactcctagctttacatagtaaccttagataacggtagatcgattcatagtccctgtggattcgatatcttttaaaactacacgacacgactgtgcacttgcagttatcagatttatagacacgtaaagtcgcgatcagaaGATAATGGGTGCATGgatgaatattttaaattcatGTATAGAATAGTTGTATACGGAGAATGTGGTACACTTCGGGACCTTATGTGTCGAATATCCCGATTTTCTGAAATACGTTGAATCTACTATCCTTGAGCAGGTGAAAGAGAAAGTTGTATGCGCTTGGACGGACCATGTTAGACATTTGGGTTGCACAACAACCAACAAAATTGAATCTGCACATGCAGCGTTGAAGAAATGGTTGGATGATAACAAGGGAGATCTTTGTAGGAAATGAGGCACAATGAACTAAATGCTCCAAAGTCCAATATCAACATAATGAAATTCAGACCATGTTTGGTCAGAGCAAGACTATGGTAGAACACTAATTTAAAGACAACAATCTCTACTCACATTTGATTTTCAACATATCCTGGGAGGGAATGAATAGGGCTGACAACGGgtcgggtcgggtgcgggtttcacacttcccaaacccgcacccgaaatcgccacctgaacccaaacccaaaggttgttcgggtggcaaaataacacccacgtcAACACCGTTGGGTTCAAATTTTTTCAACCAAACCCAAACCCGCATCAAAATTcgtaaaatacatttttcctataactttatatatatatatatataagcgagtGCGATTTCGGGCGCGAGTTTCaaactacccaaacccgcacccaaaatatcgggtggcacccaaacccagtcaacttaagttttcacccgttgactcgggttcgggtgcgggtgagCCTTGTTCCATCTATTACCGGTAAGACACCAGTTTCAAAGTGGATATCCTTCTTTGAGATGGGCCATCTTATATCAAGTGCGTTTGACAGGGTGTGCATTGATCTGACGTGATTTAGATTTTCAGAGACATTTTCCCCACTTCATAGTCGCCCACCTATAGACCCAGCAGGCTGCATCATTTGTATCAAGTATCTAAGATCGCTCCACTTTGTATAAGTTTATTTGAAACCGGAGTGTCCTATTCCGACTACATCATGTTAATGGACGACACATTACATAAAAGAGGCGAAAACTTGGCCGAGTCACTTTTTTGAAAGGAAGATGGAGTTCgaagaaatgatgaagcaagagaGAGAAGCAAATTGGGAGAAGTCGAATAATTTACCAGTTTTAGATTTAAGCGGTGAGAATTCATTCGATGCATTTTAGAATGTCATCGAATCATTTTTTGAATTTATTGTCGTGAAGAATGTAAAACCCatacgattcaatacatatataatatgtcTATATTTCATGTTATCAATGTTTATTCTTAccgattttatttttttctaagttGATTTGCTGCTGATTCTGCCAAATCAAAGTGTTCTTGTGGTTTTGCATTATTCAGATATGCACATTCTGATACTGAACTCTCTTTCGACACCCTGTTCACCGAGCTGATTGTGATACTGAATTCTCTCTTGTAAAATCCAAAAAATCGAAAGGTGGTCAGACTTGAGTATCGTTAACCTTCACTTGACACCGAAGGAAAAGTAAAGTTCATCCCATTTGAGCTCAATAACAAATATGATTTAGAGGTTATGTGGATAACTTTTTAACAATATTCTTCAAAGgttccgatcgagttggatgcgaagcttcaaagatcgggagaagatgttatcaaaatgttgcaaTGTCCTTAACTACCTGTTTATAACAATATGTAacattaaatttttgttgaactaTCTAtgtaattttgattatttatgatGAATCTATGCtttgttactttagttttaaggATTTTGTTTCTGTTGTTCCAAACATGTTTTTAGATATGCACACCCAAAGTcaccttttattgaaaaaataggTGTCTTCGAAAGTGCCCATGCAAAAGTGTAACgcctatttattttattcaattatttaattaattgtttgtaAATTATTTGCTAGAATTGTGGTTTATTTGTGAAATTGTGTTAATTGGAGGGGTGTATGTCTAAAAGTGTAGAAACATGAGGGTGTAGCTAGACATTAGAGGTTATGATATTTTATTagaagttaaataataataataataataataataataataatagaataaatggTTAGATAATAAGTTAGGCCTATGTTGTGTTAGCATGAGAAATAGTGGGGGGTTGTTGTTAAGTCCGTTAGTGAGATAGAAGTTAGTGAGGGGTTAActaaaaataagagagaaaaagagaattgGGAAGAAAAGTTAGAGAATGTGAAAAGAGAAGTTATTGTAGAAAAAGAGAAGAGACGCAAAGAGGCTAGGACAAAAAATCCATTGTAAGAGTAGAGAATCACCAATCCAAGGTAAAGGtgaggttctaactctataaggtTGAGTATGATGATTAGCAGATAGGAATGGGGTTTTGATTCTATGTTGATTTTCTTAGATTTTGAATGGGAATTTCATAGAATTGATGATTGATGTATGTTTGATGACAATTTCTTGTTGCTATGTGTTGTATTGCTTCTAATTCATGAAATTTGGTCTTGTTGTTGGTCTTCGCAAAGTTTCGTGTTTTGATCATAAATTCAGTATCGAAAGTGACGTCGTTTAATTGCGTTTTTATGATCCCAATATATGTTATATGAATATAGGAACATGAATATATGATTCTTTCATAAAATCAGACTGTTTAAGATGGATTTTTGGTGGTAAAAGTGGCTTGAGCAGTAGTTGGCCGTAGCATAATTTTTCTGCATAATTGGTAGTCCGCTTAGCGAGCCCTGgaagaaatttttttatatttttgaaaaccgAATTAGGTCTTGGACAATAGTGATTTATCATGAGTTTTAGTGAATTTTCCGTAATTTACTAGAATCGTTTGAATGGTCTTTGAGTCGAGttttgattaaaatcaaatacttGAAATTTCTAAGTTATGCATAGTGATGGATGATTGTTTGAAGAAAGACATTTTAACCTTGTTTGCTGATTAAGTTGGAAATTGTTGAATTAAGTTGTCATGTTGGTTTTTTATTGAATTATGAATATTTTCCGCTGCGTAATAAAAGATGATTTGGAGACTACATTGTTTTGATTGGTTCATCCGACTTAAATGTGTCATGTATCCGTTAATAATTGCGAGCAAATGTTTATGTTTTTGAAGAATGTGACATCCTAGTTTTGTGATGAATACTTTAAATGTaattttgcactctgattttattattattcgtCGGGGTAAATTAGAATGttataaaaaacacattttcttgaaaaaaatgtGCCTTCAAAAGTGCACATGCGAAGTCACATTTTCTTGGAAAAAAAGGTGTCTTCGAAAGTTTAGAtacgaaatcacaattttttttcaataaaaggtgtGTTTGGTTGTGCACATCCAAAGTATGggagtattttagtatttttgtCAGAGGTATCTAAGAAGACATATGGGTGTATTAAGATATTCCCTTCTGCCTAAGGcaaaacacaaaaatataaaagcccaaaatacttaTTTTAGACCCAAATCAAAATACCGTGTGAAGCTAACTGCTTCGACATTTCGACAATTACATGCAATTCAACAAATTAAACTTTCAACACACTTTACGTCAAACAACATGATGTTTCAATACAAAAAATAACAATTTAACAATatttagtaataattaaaaaaagaaagaaaaacataaTAACTTTTCTACTTTTAGAAGTCCTCGGACATATAACTAAGAATTGAAAGTTAGGACACAACATATCAATTTAGTGGTATCTTtgtaattaattaagataaaataggatATCAATTTTAAgtgtaaaataatattatattatagaatatgaattttaaatgtaaaataattttatattatcacTCAAACATTGACGTATATTCCGTCAAATgacatttaaattataaaatcattttGATGACATAATagataattagtttttttttattatatgacATTGTAAAATTATTTAACACTATTGGtatatatcaattaaaattattaattaattaaaaaattaaaattattatcatagttaaatattagaaataaaataatatgcaatttatttttaatagtcttagtcttaattttatcatttttttgataaacaattttattatttttagaatgtattcatatttatttatttaatatagtaTGTGGAATATGTATGCATATTccatttattagatattttattagagtttaatggatatgcattgTCAGTGTAGAATTCTTTACACAGTCAGTGCATCACAACCATtcacatatattattttataaataattaaaataaaagtcaaaatttaataaatatttaacggCTACGACTCAttgtaaaactgctttacactgCCCGTCTATTTCCATTAAATCCATTTAATTATgtgaaataatatttatttaattaattttataaattaaaattttatcatcatttagatataaaaacaaaataaaaaaagaaagaaaagaaagctaTATAAATATCCTAATTTTGACATTAAAAATTGCTAAAAgactaataattttaatatataagatttaagtttattttaattatatcatttataaataaaaaaagtaatattgAAATTTATGATTAATCGACAAATATAAATCTAAACCGACCAtaccattttatttatttataaataagttctttttattttatattgcaTAATACATTTAAGCATTGTATTTTCTGCTACGAATTATCAATTTCCCATTTTATTATTCACATCAAACAAATTTGCAGCTTCCTTCGTTTAGGGTTTTGTTTCCCTTTTTTCGATTCATAACACCATACACCACTCTTCAACGCGCGACTGTGGTCACGCGCCTCCTGTGTTTGCCTACAAACGCGACAGAGAAACACCATGGGAGGTGACGGTGCTGTTGAGGATTCTGCATCGGAATCGAAGACCGGTGTTGAAGGTGTTAACATCAACGTTCGATGCTCCAACGGTTCAAAGTATTCCGTTCAGGTTTCTCTCGATTCGACGGTTGGATCCTTCAAGGATCTCATTGCGAGGAACTGTGATATCCCCGCACAGCAACAACGTCTCATTTACAAGGGGAGGATATTGAAGGACGATCAAACGCTTCAAAGCTATGGTAATTCTAGTTTCCGATCTCGCTTACCGTAATTTTTACTGTTTGATTTAGTTTTGGGTCatttttaaagttaatttttgtgAATTTAGGGATATTTAGTTAGGTATTTTAGATTATTCTATGGTTTCGTGGGAGTATTTATGCGGATTTTGatgatttgtttttaattattgaaTTGATGAGTGGTTGATTTGTCAAAGAAAATGATTAACTCAAATGTATATAGCTTGTGGTTGATTAGGATTTCTATGTGGAATATGCTTATATAAGAGAAGAAATTTATCAAACAGTTTATGATTGAAGATGTGGTGTTAGAAGTGTGATGTGTATGGTGTTATTTTTGCACTCATGAATTAGAgtttttaatgtattgattctattTTATATTTCTGAAAATGAAGCTTGGTGGAGCAGGATAACTTTTGAACTAGTTTCTGGTTTTGATTTGGGACATTTTTATGTCTTTTAGGTCAAGTTCACATCACACATCTTCGAGTCATCATATATTTTTATACCCTGCTGTGATTTTGTGTATTGTTTCTCTGTCTCTTGGTCTTGGCTGTTATGATGTATATAATAGAACTATATTGGTGATTCTTTCATGATATTCTCGTAGTCCTTGGTTGTGGCACTGTGTTTATTCTTTCTATTTTGTTGACTATATAGAACTCTTTTATATAGCATTTGTAATTTATTATAGGTTTGGAGGCAGATCATGCTGTCCATTTGGTTCGTAGCTTTGCACCTGCCAACACGAGTGGAGGGGCTGGGACCAATAGTAGTGGCACTAATACCACAACGACTGATGCCAGAAGCGCTGGAGCTAATGATGTTGGGGGTGTAGGAGGGCTCGGTTTTGGAGCTTCACTATTCCCTGGTTTAGGTACCAATGCCACTGGAGGGAATGGCTTATTCGGCGAGGGATTTCCAGATCTTGAACAAATGCAGCAACCATTTATTTCAAACCCCAATTTAATGAGAGAATTAATGAACACACCTGCTATGCAGAATCTAGTGAGTAATCCCGAGATAGTGCGGAATCTTATTATGAACAACCCACAGATGCAAGAGCTCATGGATCGGAACCCTGAGCTAGCACACATACTTAATGATCCCAGCACTCTCCGCCAGACCCTTGAAGCTACAAGGAATCCTGAGATCATGCGTGAAATGATGAGAAATACAGACAGGGCTATGAGCAACATTGAATCATCTCCTGAGGGATTCAACATGCTAAGGCGCATGTATGAAAACGTTCAAGAACCATTTTTAAATGCCACTACAATGGCGGGTAATACAGCAACTCAGGGTGGCCTAGCCAGGGACCAATCAACTACTCCCTCAACCACTAGTTCTGAAACAACTGCTGGTTCTACCATACCCAATGCTAACCCACTTCCTAATCCTTGGTCCTCTACTGGAAGTAAGTTCAGATACTGTTTTTTCCCCCCAGAATCCTGTAACTGAGTGCTATTTTAACCAGTCTGCTCTATACACATTTTTTTAATTCTGATTTTTATGTTTTGAGGCTAGTATAGTGACTAATGCTGTAATTGATGGGGAACAATGCAGCTGGAGCTCCTCAAAATAACACCAGAAGATCAACTACTGGTGTGGATGCTAGGCCGCAAGCACCTACTGGCTTAGGAGGGCTTGGTTTGCCTGGCCTTGAGGGCATGCTGGGTGGCAGTGGTATGCCAGATCCTGCTTTACTAACCCAATTAATGCAAAATCCAGCTATCTCACAAATGATGCAAAGTATGCTCTCCAACCCACAAACTTTGAGTCAGGTATCTACTTACTGTGCCTTGTACAAGATGCACCGTGCATCTGTTGACCTGTTCGTTCTAATATTTAACTGACTTTTTAGATTCTTGGTGCTGCTAATACTGAACAACGTGGTGGCATGCCTGATATGAATTCTCTTAGAGATGTGATGCAAAATCCAGAGTTCCTTCGTTTGTTTTCATCACCCGAGACATTGCAGGTAGACAGATTTAATCTAATGTATCTGTTGATAAGTTTCATTGAATGTCCTGTCCCTGGCATAGGATTGGGTATATGTCTTCGTTATCTTTAATAAATATGTGGTTTGATACTGAGATTCTCAGTTTTTCAAATGTTGCCGTAGATGTTTGTATGTAGTTTCTTTGCCAAGAACTCAGATACCCCATTTGCTATCTTTAATAGAtatgtggtttgtggtttgataCTCAGATTCTGAGTATCTCAAATATTGCCGCAGATGTTGTATGTAGTTTCTTTGCCAAGAACTCAAATACCCCATTTGCTATCTTTAATAGATATGTGGTTTGATACTCAGATTCTCAGTTTTTCAAATGTTGCTGCAGATGTTGTATGTAGTTTCTTTGTCAAGAACTCATACTTTATAGACCAAATTTGAACAATGGTGTCAATATCATTGTTTAAATGGTTGAGTGAAAACTCGCCTGCCTCAGTATTATGGATTGAAAATCTTAACTTTTTTTTCAGCAGAAGTTTTGTTTGTTTAAAATGTGGTTTGTTTTATGATAAATAAGTATATCGCTGCCCATGTAATTTAGTAGTTACTTGTTTTCAATTAATAATACATTCTCACTACCCTGTCTCATTACACAATGACAGCAACTCATGTCTTTCCAGCAAGCCCTTCTGTCTCAGCAAGGTCAGCAACAATCAACACGGTACGTAATAACACAACTCTGATTTTTCATTTTCAGCTGGCATTTTTTACCTAGTCTTGAAAGGACACAAGAACTTCAAATGTCTCAAGTCCTTAATCTTTTGCTTAACAATGCAGTTATCATCTGTGACCCAATATCTTCTCAGTAACATTTATGTTaaccaaacagtttttttttttccCTTTTGTCTGAGTAAAACTAGAAATACGATTTATATTTTTGAGAAATCTCAAACTAATGTCATTCCAACATCTAAAAGAAATGTGCCTTTATAAACCATGTTTCAGCCTTCAGGTGTTTGGAAGTACAATTTAAAGCTTTTGATTGTGGGCTTAAATAAAAGTATAATAAATTGAAGTGCTATTCTTCTTAATCAAGTTGTACTTCTTGCACTATGAGTATGTAACAGAATCTTACATACAACTCAATTCCTCTCCTTGGGGATTCTTGCCAGTTGCCAGTGACTGACTTAGACAGAAGGCTTAAATTTTTATGCAGCGGATATCATTGCTTAGAGTTGTTTGATGGTGGTTTACATTTTTGCTTGCCAAACCTGTTATAATACAGTCTGTCCGTTCTTCTTGTCTTTTAATTTttggttaatatttttttttggcttCATTAATCTAGTATCTTGTTGCAGGGAACCGGGTCAAACTGGTGGAGGAACTGGTACACTATACAACCCCCATTCTCTTGATTTTTGATAATTCAC encodes:
- the LOC131641224 gene encoding ubiquitin domain-containing protein DSK2b-like; translation: MGGDGAVEDSASESKTGVEGVNINVRCSNGSKYSVQVSLDSTVGSFKDLIARNCDIPAQQQRLIYKGRILKDDQTLQSYGLEADHAVHLVRSFAPANTSGGAGTNSSGTNTTTTDARSAGANDVGGVGGLGFGASLFPGLGTNATGGNGLFGEGFPDLEQMQQPFISNPNLMRELMNTPAMQNLVSNPEIVRNLIMNNPQMQELMDRNPELAHILNDPSTLRQTLEATRNPEIMREMMRNTDRAMSNIESSPEGFNMLRRMYENVQEPFLNATTMAGNTATQGGLARDQSTTPSTTSSETTAGSTIPNANPLPNPWSSTGTGAPQNNTRRSTTGVDARPQAPTGLGGLGLPGLEGMLGGSGMPDPALLTQLMQNPAISQMMQSMLSNPQTLSQILGAANTEQRGGMPDMNSLRDVMQNPEFLRLFSSPETLQQLMSFQQALLSQQGQQQSTREPGQTGGGTGPFNNMGLEMLSSMFGGLGAGSLAVPNRSNEPPEQLYATQLSQLQEMGFFDTQENIRALIATSGNVHAAVERLLGNTGQ